In the genome of Desulfofarcimen acetoxidans DSM 771, one region contains:
- the pilM gene encoding type IV pilus biogenesis protein PilM, giving the protein MGFFLKSTDAVGLEFDTGVIRFVKLKGSAPPFTLVGAGQIEIPDNAVAEGIVEDVPAVAGALEELWNKSQVGSREVTLGIFNQGVLFRRAVFPKLEQKKLAQVVRYQSDDYFPVPVSELVLDFAVVGELEGENGPALDVLLVAVQREILEKSLHVLTAAGLRPLVIDASPLALARTVPRTRLAGTVLVIDIANGLTTLFLVSGGVPMLARSLPHSLQFFARELDLPLGSVLENIQQAAAAAEEEARSYPAGMPGVFSEWVFVLANEIRSLINYYLVQNTSAVIDHIALSGRGARMDGLAEFLQEELDLPVETIKPLENIKIAAFRNKNLGPDGLDFSVSIGLALRGLQAS; this is encoded by the coding sequence ATGGGATTTTTTTTGAAATCAACGGATGCTGTAGGACTGGAATTTGATACGGGGGTTATACGTTTTGTCAAATTAAAAGGTTCCGCACCGCCGTTTACTCTGGTGGGGGCCGGGCAGATTGAGATACCTGACAATGCCGTTGCAGAGGGTATTGTTGAGGATGTGCCCGCTGTCGCCGGTGCTCTGGAGGAGCTATGGAATAAATCACAGGTGGGCAGCCGGGAAGTAACTTTAGGCATATTTAACCAGGGTGTGTTGTTTAGAAGGGCTGTATTTCCCAAACTTGAGCAAAAGAAGCTGGCTCAAGTGGTACGCTACCAGTCGGATGACTATTTTCCCGTACCTGTTTCCGAACTGGTATTGGATTTTGCGGTGGTGGGCGAGTTAGAAGGAGAGAACGGGCCTGCCCTGGATGTGCTGCTGGTAGCCGTGCAGCGTGAAATATTGGAAAAAAGCCTGCATGTACTAACGGCTGCCGGGTTGCGGCCGTTAGTCATTGACGCGTCTCCCCTGGCCCTGGCAAGAACTGTTCCCCGAACCCGGCTTGCCGGCACCGTGCTGGTCATAGATATTGCCAATGGGTTAACTACCCTGTTTCTGGTTTCGGGCGGTGTGCCCATGTTAGCCAGGTCACTGCCGCATTCATTGCAGTTTTTTGCCAGAGAGCTGGATTTGCCTCTGGGCTCAGTTCTGGAAAATATTCAGCAGGCGGCCGCCGCCGCAGAAGAAGAAGCCCGGAGCTATCCCGCCGGTATGCCGGGTGTTTTCAGTGAGTGGGTATTTGTTCTGGCCAATGAGATTCGCTCACTGATTAATTATTATCTGGTTCAGAACACCTCCGCCGTAATTGATCATATAGCCTTGAGCGGGAGAGGGGCGCGCATGGACGGCCTGGCGGAGTTTTTGCAAGAAGAACTGGATTTACCGGTGGAGACAATTAAACCTCTGGAAAATATAAAGATAGCCGCGTTTAGAAATAAGAATCTGGGCCCCGACGGTTTGGATTTTTCCGTAAGTATCGGTTTGGCCTTGCGCGGACTTCAGGCATCGTAG
- a CDS encoding sigma-70 family RNA polymerase sigma factor, producing the protein MGDFVPGQPGGAVDLNQAFQEYLVVKDEERLRQVMMSGSRLVRHFAKLYASGRQTEDLMQSGYEGLLKALGRFDSSRGVLFSTYAAHCIMGEIRHHIRKEASYACPAAVAELQARINRFVDDYMKENGQIPSLSQIAEFVNVCEEGVVQAMRAGFVSLDEIELHKIQSLKYESFCLPIEDRIVLEQALYKLTELQQRVIHLLFYKDMTQTEAASQLGISQRSVSRILRKSLNLLSRILS; encoded by the coding sequence GTGGGTGATTTCGTACCGGGGCAGCCGGGCGGTGCAGTTGATTTAAATCAAGCTTTTCAAGAATACCTGGTTGTAAAAGATGAAGAGCGCTTGCGGCAGGTGATGATGTCCGGCAGCAGGCTGGTGCGCCATTTTGCCAAGCTCTATGCTTCCGGCCGCCAGACAGAAGATCTTATGCAGTCAGGTTATGAGGGCTTGCTGAAGGCTCTTGGCCGTTTTGATTCTAGCCGGGGGGTTCTTTTCAGCACCTATGCCGCCCACTGCATCATGGGTGAAATAAGGCATCATATCCGCAAAGAAGCTTCTTACGCTTGTCCCGCTGCTGTGGCCGAACTGCAGGCTCGTATTAACCGTTTTGTTGATGATTACATGAAGGAAAACGGGCAAATTCCCTCCCTCAGTCAAATTGCAGAGTTTGTCAATGTTTGTGAGGAGGGTGTGGTTCAGGCCATGCGGGCCGGTTTTGTTTCCCTGGACGAAATCGAGTTGCATAAAATTCAAAGTCTCAAATATGAAAGCTTTTGTCTGCCTATTGAGGATCGTATTGTTCTGGAGCAGGCATTGTATAAACTGACAGAACTGCAGCAAAGAGTCATTCATCTTTTATTTTACAAAGACATGACCCAGACCGAGGCGGCTAGCCAGTTAGGCATCAGCCAGCGCAGCGTGTCGAGAATTTTACGCAAGAGTTTAAATCTTTTGTCCAGGATTTTATCTTAA
- a CDS encoding type II secretion system F family protein, giving the protein MTGLSWSVCCGGASIERVFVDNPARERIKMPLYAYQALDKTGSELTGKMEGEHDFAVVSRLKKMGYVVLEVKEIKESFLRNALQKRGKVKIGQLSFFSRQLSAMLTAGIPLTRGLYTLSEQSENPVLARAAGEMAHAVEGGMSFSAAMSAHQDIFSKMYVDMIKAGEVGGMMEEMLNRLSMQLEREKILRDNIKSATFYPIIIIMFAGLVILCMMFFIVPIFEGFIPQGVAPPLPTRIIFGFSHSLRSYSLLYMLGIIVLFIGIRAYVRSEAGKDFFDRFKYRLPVFGDLFKKVTVARFSRTLSTLMSGGVSVMQALEAAGPASGSKRVVEIVKEVEEGIQQGQSMAIPIGKSGFFPPMLTNMIAVGEETGELTNLLTRVADFYEEEVSTITKGLTSMLEPVVLIVVGGIIGAIVIALYLPIFSAVSSSIGR; this is encoded by the coding sequence TTGACCGGGTTGAGCTGGAGCGTGTGCTGCGGCGGGGCCAGTATTGAGCGTGTATTTGTAGATAACCCTGCAAGGGAGAGAATCAAAATGCCTTTATACGCATACCAGGCTCTGGATAAGACGGGTAGCGAGCTGACCGGCAAAATGGAGGGTGAGCACGATTTTGCAGTGGTATCCCGCCTGAAAAAAATGGGTTATGTCGTGCTTGAGGTTAAAGAGATAAAGGAATCTTTTTTGAGAAATGCTCTGCAAAAGAGAGGCAAGGTTAAAATCGGCCAGTTAAGTTTTTTCAGCAGGCAGCTGTCAGCCATGCTCACGGCCGGTATTCCGCTGACCCGGGGTTTGTACACACTGAGCGAGCAGTCGGAGAATCCCGTGCTGGCGCGGGCAGCCGGGGAAATGGCTCACGCCGTGGAGGGCGGCATGAGTTTTTCCGCCGCCATGAGCGCGCATCAGGATATATTTTCTAAAATGTATGTGGATATGATTAAGGCCGGTGAAGTCGGCGGTATGATGGAAGAGATGCTGAACAGGTTGTCAATGCAGCTGGAAAGAGAAAAAATTTTGCGTGACAATATAAAGTCAGCCACTTTTTATCCGATCATAATTATAATGTTTGCCGGTTTGGTTATTTTGTGCATGATGTTTTTTATCGTACCTATATTTGAGGGTTTTATCCCGCAGGGAGTAGCACCTCCCTTGCCTACCAGGATTATTTTTGGTTTCAGTCACTCCCTGCGCAGTTACAGCCTGTTGTATATGCTGGGAATAATAGTTCTTTTTATCGGTATACGCGCCTACGTCAGGAGTGAAGCGGGTAAGGATTTCTTTGACCGTTTTAAGTATCGTCTGCCTGTTTTCGGGGATTTGTTTAAAAAAGTTACTGTGGCACGGTTTTCCCGCACTTTATCTACTTTGATGTCCGGGGGTGTCTCGGTGATGCAGGCCCTGGAGGCAGCCGGGCCGGCTTCCGGCAGCAAAAGGGTGGTGGAAATTGTCAAAGAGGTGGAAGAGGGGATACAGCAGGGTCAGAGCATGGCTATCCCTATAGGCAAAAGCGGTTTTTTCCCACCCATGCTGACCAATATGATAGCTGTGGGAGAGGAAACGGGGGAATTGACTAATCTATTGACCAGGGTAGCTGATTTTTATGAGGAAGAAGTCTCTACTATAACCAAAGGCCTCACATCTATGCTGGAACCGGTTGTTCTAATTGTAGTTGGCGGGATTATCGGTGCCATTGTAATAGCTCTTTACCTGCCAATTTTTTCTGCTGTTTCATCTTCTATTGGGAGGTAA
- a CDS encoding type IV pilus twitching motility protein PilT: protein MDEQKAVDVNEILKKMVQMDGSDLHLTAGMPPVVRVYGELLRMDYPKLMPRDIEDLVYPVLLPGQREQLEKEWELDFSYSVPGVSRFRGNIMWQRGSLAVNFRAVAINIPDMKDLNLPPAVRGLSQLPRGLVLVTGPTGSGKSTTLASIIKLINEEQSLNIVTIENPIEFLHSHKKSIIKQREVGTDTFSFASALRHVLRHDPDVILVGEMRDMESISIALTAAETGHLVYSTLHTQTAPLALHRIIDVFPDSARNQIRQQLADSLQAVLAQQLIHRADGKGRVVAVELLLSTPAVRNLIREGKEHQLYTVMQTSRNTGMQTMDQALAELFLSGKITRDMALEHCVDRVELERVLRRGQY, encoded by the coding sequence ATGGATGAGCAAAAAGCGGTTGATGTGAATGAGATATTAAAAAAAATGGTGCAAATGGACGGTTCAGACCTGCACCTGACAGCCGGTATGCCTCCGGTGGTGCGGGTCTACGGTGAGCTTTTGCGTATGGATTATCCCAAGCTGATGCCAAGGGATATAGAGGATCTGGTTTATCCGGTTTTGCTGCCCGGTCAAAGGGAACAGCTGGAAAAAGAATGGGAATTGGATTTCTCTTATTCGGTGCCGGGTGTCAGCCGTTTTCGGGGAAATATTATGTGGCAGAGAGGTTCCCTGGCGGTTAATTTCCGGGCGGTAGCCATAAATATTCCTGATATGAAGGACCTGAACCTGCCTCCGGCAGTCAGGGGTTTATCCCAGCTGCCCAGAGGACTGGTGCTGGTTACCGGGCCTACGGGAAGCGGCAAGTCAACAACCCTGGCTTCCATTATTAAACTGATTAACGAAGAGCAGTCCTTAAATATTGTTACTATCGAAAATCCCATAGAATTTTTGCACAGCCACAAAAAATCTATTATCAAGCAGAGAGAAGTGGGGACAGACACTTTTTCCTTTGCCAGTGCTCTGAGGCATGTACTGCGGCATGATCCGGATGTGATACTGGTGGGAGAGATGAGAGATATGGAGAGTATATCCATTGCCCTTACCGCCGCCGAGACAGGGCACCTGGTATATTCCACCCTGCATACGCAGACGGCCCCTTTGGCCCTGCACCGTATTATTGATGTTTTTCCCGACAGCGCCCGCAATCAGATTCGTCAGCAGCTGGCCGATTCTCTGCAGGCTGTTTTGGCCCAGCAGTTAATCCACCGGGCCGACGGCAAGGGAAGGGTGGTTGCGGTAGAGTTATTGCTGAGCACGCCGGCTGTGAGAAACCTGATCAGAGAGGGCAAAGAGCACCAGCTTTATACGGTTATGCAGACTTCACGCAACACAGGCATGCAGACCATGGATCAGGCTCTGGCTGAACTTTTCTTAAGCGGAAAAATTACGCGGGATATGGCCCTGGAGCACTGTGTTGACCGGGTTGAGCTGGAGCGTGTGCTGCGGCGGGGCCAGTATTGA
- a CDS encoding GspE/PulE family protein, with protein MKSKHMHNFLGTILVQKGIITQEQLEDALKNQSEMKGKKGLIGKTLVRLGYCTEDDIARVIAERSGIPYISLETYQIDPAAVTVLSIDNINRYKALPVSFADDKLVVAMNHPNDIMSIDDLRMLTGYDIKPVMTSDTELEATIEKYSRESLDVEQEDDDVDAYNDLANESVDDADRPAIQLANMILSQALSARASDIHIEPYEKNSRVRFRIDGVLHDIMQVPRKMHATLTSRIKVMANMDIADRRVPQDGRISLKIEGRSVDLRVATLPTAYGERLTLRLLERSGTMITLEQLGIRESVLEKYLATVKYPYGLILVTGPTGSGKTTSLYASLATIDTTAKNVITVEDPVEYRIEGVSQIPINTKVGLTFETGLRSILRNDPDIIMVGEIRDKQTARIATESALTGHLVLSTLHTNDAPGAISRLIEMGIEPFLIVSSLTCVLAQRLARVLCSHCKESYKLSRKELMNIEDFPLSEQEEEISLYRPRGCIRCSNTGYRGRVGIFEVLFATEKIQQLTLEKRSTREIREVALSEGMTSLRRDGLQKVKQGITSLEEVMRVVI; from the coding sequence TTGAAGTCAAAACACATGCATAATTTCCTGGGTACGATTCTGGTTCAGAAAGGAATTATTACTCAGGAACAACTGGAAGACGCGTTAAAAAACCAAAGCGAAATGAAGGGTAAGAAAGGTCTGATTGGCAAAACTTTGGTGCGATTGGGTTACTGCACGGAGGATGATATTGCCAGGGTAATAGCCGAGCGCAGCGGTATACCATATATTTCTTTGGAAACATACCAGATAGATCCGGCGGCGGTAACTGTTTTGTCAATAGATAATATTAACCGTTACAAAGCTTTGCCTGTGTCCTTTGCTGACGATAAACTGGTGGTGGCTATGAACCACCCCAATGACATTATGAGTATTGATGACCTGCGCATGTTAACCGGCTATGATATTAAACCTGTAATGACTTCCGACACTGAACTGGAGGCAACCATAGAGAAGTACAGCCGGGAAAGCCTGGATGTTGAGCAAGAAGATGATGATGTTGATGCCTACAACGATCTGGCAAATGAATCAGTGGATGATGCGGATAGGCCTGCTATTCAGCTTGCCAATATGATCTTATCCCAGGCTCTGAGTGCCAGAGCAAGTGATATACATATAGAGCCTTACGAGAAAAACTCCCGGGTGCGTTTTCGCATAGACGGTGTGCTGCACGACATCATGCAGGTGCCCCGTAAGATGCATGCCACATTGACTTCACGGATTAAAGTGATGGCTAATATGGATATTGCCGACCGGCGTGTTCCTCAGGATGGGCGGATATCTCTGAAAATTGAAGGACGGTCAGTGGATTTACGGGTGGCCACCCTGCCTACCGCTTATGGGGAACGTTTGACACTGCGTCTTCTGGAGCGCTCGGGGACGATGATAACTCTGGAACAGCTTGGTATAAGAGAGAGCGTGCTGGAAAAATATTTGGCCACGGTTAAATATCCCTATGGCTTGATTCTGGTAACAGGACCCACCGGCAGCGGCAAAACCACTTCCCTGTATGCCAGTTTAGCTACTATAGATACGACAGCAAAAAATGTCATTACAGTAGAGGATCCTGTGGAGTATCGTATTGAAGGGGTAAGTCAAATACCGATTAACACCAAAGTCGGACTTACTTTTGAGACGGGACTACGCTCCATTTTACGCAACGACCCGGACATTATCATGGTGGGTGAAATCCGGGATAAGCAAACGGCCCGTATAGCTACCGAATCGGCCTTGACAGGTCACCTTGTTCTCTCCACACTGCATACAAACGATGCTCCCGGTGCAATCAGCAGATTGATTGAAATGGGAATAGAGCCTTTCTTAATAGTATCCTCGCTGACCTGTGTACTGGCACAGCGGCTGGCAAGGGTTTTGTGTTCCCATTGCAAGGAATCTTATAAATTATCCCGCAAGGAATTAATGAATATAGAAGATTTTCCTTTGTCAGAGCAGGAAGAAGAGATCTCTCTTTACAGGCCGCGAGGCTGTATACGCTGCAGCAATACCGGTTACCGGGGGCGTGTGGGTATTTTTGAAGTGCTTTTTGCAACGGAAAAAATCCAGCAGCTGACCCTGGAAAAAAGATCGACCAGGGAAATAAGAGAGGTGGCTCTGTCCGAAGGAATGACTTCACTGCGCCGGGACGGTTTGCAAAAGGTGAAGCAGGGAATAACTTCCCTGGAAGAAGTAATGAGGGTGGTTATATAA
- a CDS encoding phage holin family protein, which produces MQWAGVIIRFVVSALVLMIVSWLSPGFVVKGGIVGALIAAAVIAVLGYVAETLLGDKVSPQSRGLVGFVTAVVIIYLAQFIIPSLLSVTLLGAIISAFIIGLIDAFVPTMLR; this is translated from the coding sequence ATGCAGTGGGCTGGAGTCATTATAAGATTTGTTGTTTCTGCACTTGTATTAATGATAGTTAGCTGGCTCTCTCCCGGTTTTGTAGTCAAAGGAGGTATCGTCGGCGCTTTGATTGCTGCTGCTGTAATAGCAGTGTTAGGTTATGTAGCTGAAACTTTATTGGGTGATAAAGTTTCTCCCCAGAGCAGGGGATTGGTTGGTTTTGTTACCGCGGTTGTAATAATTTATTTAGCCCAATTCATTATTCCGTCACTTTTAAGCGTAACTCTACTGGGTGCAATAATTTCAGCGTTTATAATAGGTTTAATAGATGCCTTTGTTCCTACAATGCTGCGATAG
- the rpsT gene encoding 30S ribosomal protein S20: MPNIKSAAKRVKTIRARTLRNNIVKSQIKTAIRRFEDALAKSTPEEVQTVLRRALVLLDKAASKGVLHKNKAARKKSRLTKQFNRMAG, encoded by the coding sequence ATGCCAAACATCAAATCGGCAGCAAAAAGAGTAAAGACTATTCGTGCGCGTACTTTACGCAATAACATCGTAAAATCTCAGATTAAGACTGCTATCAGAAGATTTGAAGATGCCCTGGCCAAATCCACTCCGGAAGAGGTTCAGACTGTTTTAAGGAGAGCGCTTGTTTTGCTCGATAAAGCAGCCAGCAAGGGTGTTCTACATAAAAATAAGGCCGCTCGCAAGAAATCACGTCTGACCAAGCAGTTTAATCGCATGGCCGGTTAA
- a CDS encoding Fic family protein, protein MEESIVTVWRPINFNEKWLKCSISKLLNILPSWEGKREQLKKDTQEYQKFLNRLKRQHAIETGIIERLYDLKEGITETFIKEGFKEIYLQHGDTNIPQRKLMDYLHDNFEAIDFVFDVVKNNRMITKSFILELHQLITTHQDYIEAIDTLGNIISVKLLKGVFKKHDNNPRRSDGSVYLYCPPIQVESEIDKLLSIYNEMENKNNTHPVILAAWFHHSFVQIHPFQDGNGRMARLLASLILIKHNLFPLIVNRKEKKIYIESLELADTGEYQPLVDLFCDIQIRNIQFSLNWKTSYENSSYNEIVKHFSQKILDWKLQSRENRQSLIDKNRNNIFVYTENVLNSISLDLQRQVNKLINISLQKSYPGDYKDYYFTHQIIEYAKQHDYYFNRSFPRGWFKILFILSESRSYQLVITIHHYGYDDSTIAIGAILEFIESKPSKKGNKGSVRKSSNNKIITALPLEIKPLTISAEIEIADLEANIKLFLEDTITITLARVANEVY, encoded by the coding sequence ATGGAGGAAAGCATAGTAACAGTTTGGAGACCAATTAACTTTAATGAAAAATGGCTTAAATGCTCTATCTCTAAACTATTAAATATTTTGCCATCATGGGAAGGTAAACGAGAACAATTAAAAAAAGATACTCAAGAATATCAAAAATTTCTTAACCGCCTTAAAAGACAACACGCTATAGAAACTGGAATAATTGAAAGGTTGTATGATTTAAAAGAAGGTATAACTGAGACTTTCATCAAGGAAGGATTTAAAGAAATATATCTTCAACATGGAGATACAAATATACCACAAAGAAAGTTAATGGATTATTTACATGATAATTTTGAAGCAATAGATTTTGTATTTGATGTAGTAAAAAACAATAGAATGATCACTAAAAGCTTCATATTAGAATTACATCAATTAATAACAACACACCAAGATTATATTGAGGCAATTGACACCTTAGGTAATATCATTTCAGTAAAATTATTAAAGGGTGTATTTAAAAAACATGATAATAATCCAAGGAGAAGTGACGGTTCAGTCTATTTGTATTGTCCTCCTATTCAGGTAGAGTCCGAGATTGACAAACTTTTAAGTATTTATAATGAAATGGAAAATAAAAACAATACACATCCAGTTATCCTAGCTGCTTGGTTCCATCATTCTTTTGTACAAATACATCCATTTCAAGATGGGAACGGAAGAATGGCTCGACTCTTGGCTAGTTTAATATTAATTAAGCATAATTTATTTCCTTTAATAGTAAATCGCAAAGAAAAAAAGATATATATCGAAAGTCTCGAATTAGCAGATACAGGTGAGTACCAGCCATTAGTTGATTTATTCTGCGATATTCAAATCAGAAATATACAGTTTTCCTTAAACTGGAAAACCAGTTATGAAAATTCATCTTATAATGAAATAGTTAAACATTTTTCTCAAAAAATATTAGATTGGAAACTTCAATCTAGAGAAAATAGGCAATCATTAATTGATAAAAACCGTAATAATATTTTTGTTTATACTGAAAATGTACTCAATAGCATTTCGTTAGATCTTCAAAGACAAGTGAATAAATTAATAAATATATCCTTGCAAAAAAGTTATCCAGGGGATTATAAAGATTACTATTTTACGCATCAAATTATTGAATATGCTAAACAACATGACTATTATTTTAATAGATCCTTCCCAAGAGGATGGTTTAAAATATTATTTATTCTTTCTGAAAGTAGAAGTTATCAATTAGTTATTACTATTCATCATTATGGTTATGATGATTCTACCATAGCTATTGGAGCAATCTTAGAATTTATTGAATCGAAACCAAGTAAGAAGGGAAATAAGGGATCTGTAAGAAAAAGCAGTAACAATAAAATTATTACTGCTCTACCACTTGAGATTAAACCGTTAACTATTTCGGCTGAAATTGAGATTGCAGATTTAGAAGCAAACATAAAATTATTTCTAGAGGATACTATTACAATAACATTAGCTCGTGTAGCTAATGAGGTTTATTAA
- a CDS encoding helix-turn-helix domain-containing protein, translated as MAFSFNPLWKLLIDKGMTREELRSNLGLSPSTMAKMSKGEYVSLEVLHRMCSYFNCQPGDLFEYVQDEGN; from the coding sequence GTGGCTTTTTCATTTAACCCGCTCTGGAAATTGCTTATTGATAAAGGAATGACAAGGGAAGAATTACGTAGTAATTTGGGTTTATCACCATCAACAATGGCAAAGATGAGTAAAGGGGAATATGTATCATTAGAGGTGTTACATAGAATGTGCAGTTATTTTAACTGCCAACCGGGAGATTTGTTTGAATATGTGCAGGATGAAGGGAACTAA
- a CDS encoding HIRAN domain-containing protein, whose amino-acid sequence MKTTVMTIANRLHYTQGMSRSQALKTDWQMVKQGKFYTKVRGVTFGNRQKALARLRNYSPDEITINLVGDLNNEADLNAVAIVVEVIGKGSYQLGYLKKEHAQVIAPLPDKGVKVTARLESITGGTGKNRFRNFGANISFALVA is encoded by the coding sequence ATGAAAACAACTGTAATGACCATAGCAAACCGCTTACACTACACCCAGGGCATGAGCCGCAGCCAAGCATTAAAAACAGACTGGCAAATGGTTAAACAGGGCAAATTCTACACAAAGGTAAGAGGCGTAACCTTCGGCAACCGGCAAAAGGCACTGGCCCGGTTAAGAAACTACAGTCCGGATGAAATCACAATAAACCTGGTGGGGGATTTAAACAACGAGGCAGATCTTAATGCAGTAGCAATTGTTGTTGAAGTGATAGGTAAAGGCAGTTATCAGTTGGGTTATCTGAAAAAGGAGCATGCTCAGGTTATAGCTCCGCTGCCGGACAAGGGCGTGAAGGTTACTGCCAGACTGGAAAGCATCACTGGCGGGACCGGAAAGAACCGGTTTAGAAATTTTGGAGCAAATATAAGTTTTGCACTGGTAGCGTAA
- a CDS encoding methyl-accepting chemotaxis protein, whose amino-acid sequence MLNKILANIKITTKIYLSFGLALLILCSFAIISIAEFNKISNDAIGLQKNELPRYYNSMKLATMLNEQVMNIRAYMLYRDEKFASQFQDISKQSSVLEKEVYELSRQQKNKDILSAIMSHQDRYTAICTEQIIPLVRAGNIEGAVQAGNTVINDYQEIQRLLAEYTAGKDGDINKVVDDTLADSRQARNLILVLLVIASVLSVIIGYLLIISITKPIKEVIEEMYKMGEEHDLRERYLVEGVQDEIGSLRRTFNHMLVNRRRMITEIKDSSTTLAAQSEQLSASSEQVTSAVQEVVATINQLAMTTDSQSVNTSQVNQLALGMSEMAKQGSQAVENTLQKMNLINGKVVESTTVISDLDKRSHEIGQILEVITNIADQTNLLALNAAIEAARAGEAGRGFAVVAEEVRKLAEQSAGATKDIASIVKEIKGQTRLAVDSMDQVTGVVEDGVKVSAETSSILSKIIGEIERVTVMVGEISQAAENNSDMTQNLASASQETNANIEQVSASAQHLTEMAERLREMTAVYKL is encoded by the coding sequence GTGTTAAACAAAATACTGGCAAATATAAAGATCACCACAAAGATTTACCTGTCTTTTGGATTGGCTTTATTAATATTATGCTCCTTCGCTATTATATCTATAGCAGAATTTAATAAGATTTCCAATGATGCAATTGGTTTGCAAAAAAATGAACTGCCCAGGTACTATAATTCCATGAAGCTTGCTACTATGCTAAATGAGCAAGTCATGAATATAAGGGCTTACATGCTTTACCGGGATGAGAAATTTGCCAGCCAGTTTCAGGACATTAGCAAACAATCTTCTGTTCTGGAGAAAGAGGTTTATGAGCTCAGCCGTCAGCAAAAAAATAAAGATATCTTATCCGCTATAATGTCACACCAGGACAGGTATACAGCAATATGTACAGAGCAGATTATACCCCTGGTCAGAGCCGGTAATATAGAAGGGGCAGTACAGGCCGGCAATACTGTAATAAATGATTACCAGGAGATACAGAGACTGCTGGCGGAATATACCGCCGGTAAAGACGGAGATATTAATAAGGTGGTGGATGATACTCTGGCTGACAGCAGGCAGGCCAGAAATCTCATACTGGTTTTACTGGTTATAGCTTCTGTTTTGTCTGTAATTATCGGATATCTCCTGATTATTTCCATCACTAAGCCGATAAAAGAAGTTATTGAGGAAATGTATAAAATGGGTGAAGAGCATGATTTAAGAGAAAGATATCTTGTGGAAGGTGTTCAGGATGAAATAGGCAGCTTAAGAAGAACCTTTAATCATATGCTTGTGAATAGAAGAAGGATGATCACAGAGATAAAGGATTCTTCCACCACCCTGGCTGCTCAAAGCGAGCAGTTGTCTGCCAGCTCGGAGCAGGTGACTTCTGCCGTTCAGGAAGTCGTTGCTACCATTAATCAGTTAGCTATGACAACAGACAGTCAGAGTGTCAACACCAGTCAGGTTAACCAACTGGCTTTAGGAATGTCGGAAATGGCCAAACAGGGCAGCCAGGCGGTGGAAAATACGCTGCAGAAAATGAATCTGATAAACGGCAAGGTTGTGGAAAGCACAACAGTTATCAGCGACTTGGATAAGCGTTCTCATGAGATAGGGCAGATATTAGAGGTGATAACCAATATTGCCGACCAGACCAACCTGCTGGCCTTAAATGCTGCCATTGAAGCAGCCAGGGCCGGTGAAGCAGGCAGAGGTTTTGCCGTGGTGGCTGAGGAAGTGCGCAAGCTGGCGGAACAATCGGCAGGCGCCACAAAGGATATAGCCAGTATAGTCAAAGAAATAAAAGGTCAAACCAGGCTGGCCGTTGATTCCATGGATCAGGTCACGGGTGTGGTGGAGGACGGGGTAAAAGTGTCAGCTGAAACCAGTAGCATATTGTCCAAAATAATTGGAGAAATTGAACGTGTCACGGTAATGGTAGGAGAAATATCCCAGGCTGCGGAGAATAATTCGGATATGACACAGAATCTGGCTTCAGCCAGCCAGGAAACAAATGCTAATATTGAGCAGGTATCCGCCTCGGCGCAGCACTTAACTGAAATGGCTGAAAGATTAAGAGAGATGACGGCTGTATACAAATTGTAG